A window of Halobacillus naozhouensis genomic DNA:
CAGATAACGTAAAACGTGCGGGAGGATAACCGCTGCATTCTCTGGTGTCGGCAGTCCCATGGCGGCCCAATCGATGTTAGATCCAACGACACCGATAATGACAGCAGGTACAGCTGCAATCAGGCAGATAATCCCTGCAATAATAGAGAACCACATCGCCGTTTTTTCACTTTTGGCGGAAAGGACACGCTGAAAATAAACCTGCCAGGCAATACCACCAAAGATAAGAAGCAGAGCGTAATCAATCCAATTCCAATACCAGTTACCCCATGCAGGGTCCTGCCAGCCGTTGAGCGGTGGGAAAAGGTTAGCATAAGAACCAAATTCTGCGGAATAGCTACTCCAGGCACTTTCCAAGCCTCCCACCTGGCCAAGAGCAAATGGAACGACGAGGAATAGACCTAGTAGTAATACAGCCATTTGGAAGACGTCTGTGTAGGCAACCGCCCACATTCCCCCAGCCACTGTATAAGCAATGGCGATTGCGCCGGAAAGAATAATAGATGTGGTGAAATCAATATTTAGTATTGTTCCAAAGGTTGTACCAAGAGCCGTAAGAATGGCAGCACTCCAAAACATTTCACCTAGCAAAGCAGGTATGTATAGAACACCTGCCATCTTCTTACCAAAACGTTGTTCAAGTGGATCAAGGATTGTCATAAATTCGTAGCGGCGCATCTTACGGGCATAGAAGATCCCGCCAATAATCAAGCTTAATGCATACCCCCATGGCGCTTGTGCCCAGACCAGACCATCACTATATGTGAATTCAGCAGTCCCATTTATATATCCGCCTCCAACCCATGTTGCGGCCATTGTAAACATGGCTACTCCAAGCGGGAGACTTCGCTTCGCAACCATCATATCCGAGAGAGACTCTGATTGTTTAGTTGCGAAAAATGCTCCTATATAATAAACGATTGCATAAAAAACGAGCATCGCGATAAAGCCGCTCCATAATATATCGTCATTGGTTAAAGCTATATACACAACAAAGGCAGCCAGTAAGACGGCCAATAACAATAGAGGACCATTTTTTTGTAAGAAAGATTTATTTGGGTCTGATTTTTTTACCATGTACATCACTCCTATTATCTGAATATTCTGTATTTTATAACAGGCGTACGTCTCCCCTTAAATAACGTAAAGAGTTATTTATGAAGAGGCGTTATTCTTTTATTCGTCGCTTTCATCAATCGGAATCATTTCAAATAATTCTCCGCTCTCGATAGAAGCAACCAGCTTTTGCAGCCAATGATAGTAAGGCTTTGAAGCTTCCAACTTTATATAGGTCTGTTCTGCCTCCTGTCTTATATCTTCTTCTAACTCTTTATCTTTGAGAAGATTGTCCAGGTCTTGCTGTGCTTGCTTAATAGCATCTAAATTAACCTTAGCTTCTCTCACCCATTTTTTCGTAAAAAAGTTCGTGAAGAATTGAAAGAAATCCTTTTCTGCTACAAAAGTCTGTCTGCGTGTTCCTTTACGAAAGGTTTGTTTGACAATGTTGTAATCCTGAAGCTTTTTCACGCCTGTACTCATGCTGGGCTTACTCATGCCGAGCTTCTCGCGCATCTCATCTAAAGTCATATCTTCTTCAAAATACATCGTCCCGTATAAGTTACCGGCACTTCGTGTCACACCATATAAATCCATTGTCTCCGCAATTGAATCGATCACATAAGCCTTCGCCTCTTCAATAGAAGTACGAGCCTGATCATTATTTTCGTTCGACATTTACAACCTCCTCCAACGAAAGGCAATTAATTTTATTAAATTTTTTCTTTACAAACTTATCTTAACGAATAATCTCAGCTTGTCAAAAAGCAAATCTTTTTAAACCCAATCTCAGCCCTATCAGCACATAGGCTGAACATAAATTTTATTTTTTTCCACTTTTGACATATAAAAAAGAGGGTGGTAGAGTGAAAATTTGTTCAAAACGTTAAATATTTTCTTAACTAAGTTAACAAAAGAAAGAAAAGGAGTGAAGCGTGTGGAACTATAAAAGATGTATATCAATAAAGAATGGGTTGGATCCCAATCCAAAAACACTCGCTCCATTATAAATCCTTACAATCAGGAAGTTGTCGCTTCCGCGGCTGAAGGCGATGAGCACGATGCGAAAGAAGCCATTCAGGCTGCGGATAACGCCTTTGATTAAGGTAAATGGGCCAACACACCTGCGAACGAACGCGGTGAAGTTGTTTATGCAGG
This region includes:
- a CDS encoding sodium:solute symporter family protein; this encodes MVKKSDPNKSFLQKNGPLLLLAVLLAAFVVYIALTNDDILWSGFIAMLVFYAIVYYIGAFFATKQSESLSDMMVAKRSLPLGVAMFTMAATWVGGGYINGTAEFTYSDGLVWAQAPWGYALSLIIGGIFYARKMRRYEFMTILDPLEQRFGKKMAGVLYIPALLGEMFWSAAILTALGTTFGTILNIDFTTSIILSGAIAIAYTVAGGMWAVAYTDVFQMAVLLLGLFLVVPFALGQVGGLESAWSSYSAEFGSYANLFPPLNGWQDPAWGNWYWNWIDYALLLIFGGIAWQVYFQRVLSAKSEKTAMWFSIIAGIICLIAAVPAVIIGVVGSNIDWAAMGLPTPENAAVILPHVLRYLTPEVIAAIGLGALAAAVMSSMDSSILSASSMASWNVYRPLINPHASADKLKKVIKRTIIIVGVGSMIIALNVQSVYTLWYLASDLVYTILFPQLTMALFYKNANLYGSIAGFVVALFLRIGGGEPALGLPAFLPYPMITDGGIVLFPFRTLACVSAFVMIYVVSELTKKTCKPKSLVMPGDKEQAEQKLSS
- the cudC gene encoding choline uptake/conversion transcriptional regulator CudC, giving the protein MSNENNDQARTSIEEAKAYVIDSIAETMDLYGVTRSAGNLYGTMYFEEDMTLDEMREKLGMSKPSMSTGVKKLQDYNIVKQTFRKGTRRQTFVAEKDFFQFFTNFFTKKWVREAKVNLDAIKQAQQDLDNLLKDKELEEDIRQEAEQTYIKLEASKPYYHWLQKLVASIESGELFEMIPIDESDE